The proteins below are encoded in one region of Mycobacteriales bacterium:
- a CDS encoding N-carbamoylsarcosine amidohydrolase, which translates to MKIPEQYAETFDFYLNKGFASRVGFGRHPAVLVIDFIRGFTDERCPLASDLTSQLESTTELLAAARGKDVPVLFTTVSYDKELQEAGLWIRKIPSTGYLVEGSEWVELDERLGRQPGESLVVKKYASAFFGTDLVARLVSRGVDTLILVGCTTSGCVRASAVDACSLGFHTIVVQEAVGDRAELPHLASLFDIDAKYGDVVQLEDALDYLRRLEPR; encoded by the coding sequence GTGAAGATCCCCGAGCAGTACGCCGAGACCTTCGACTTCTACCTGAACAAGGGTTTCGCCTCGCGCGTCGGTTTCGGCCGTCATCCGGCCGTGCTGGTCATCGACTTCATCCGCGGGTTCACCGACGAGCGGTGTCCGCTGGCCAGCGACCTGACGTCCCAGCTCGAGTCGACCACGGAGCTGCTCGCCGCAGCACGCGGAAAGGACGTCCCTGTCCTGTTCACGACGGTCTCCTACGACAAGGAGCTGCAGGAGGCCGGCCTGTGGATCCGCAAGATCCCTTCGACCGGCTACCTGGTGGAGGGTTCGGAGTGGGTGGAGCTCGACGAGCGGCTGGGGCGGCAGCCTGGCGAGTCGCTGGTGGTGAAGAAGTACGCCTCGGCGTTCTTCGGCACCGACCTGGTCGCGCGGCTGGTCAGTCGCGGTGTCGACACGCTGATCCTGGTGGGCTGCACGACCAGCGGCTGCGTTCGGGCCTCGGCCGTGGATGCCTGTTCCCTCGGCTTCCACACCATCGTGGTGCAGGAGGCGGTGGGCGACCGGGCCGAGCTGCCGCATCTGGCCAGCCTGTTCGACATCGACGCGAAGTACGGCGATGTCGTGCAGCTGGAGGACGCGCTGGACTACCTCCGGAGGCTCGAGCCGCGGTAG
- a CDS encoding MFS transporter, protein MAVGPLGLFALIALGPLVTADLRLGPSQFGALATISFIVAAPSAWLLGRWVDRYSARTIIFSLLGTGVLSLVVLSAATSYRWLVAGVLLAGIAMSATNPVTNRLVSVQVGAGQRGAVMGVKQSGVQIAQLFIGLTLPSVAVLTGWRGALATTLTIVALGMVLTHRYVPAGRPPPPADGGDRTEQPLPHQVWLLLAYGFVSGAALQATIVHLPLFAFQEVSFSVAAAGLIVALLGGVGLLARVAWGRVTERSSDPRQVLVWMALGGATATCLLLAAAQWQAAWLVWSATVLTGATAVAGTVVVMTAAVRVVPPGSIGTASGLLAVGQYGGFALGPVSFGLLVEAASYASAWVVVAVVYAAAAAMVAVARFTTRATR, encoded by the coding sequence ATGGCGGTCGGGCCGCTCGGGCTGTTCGCGCTGATCGCGCTCGGCCCGCTCGTCACGGCCGACCTGCGGCTCGGGCCGTCTCAGTTCGGTGCTCTGGCGACGATCTCGTTCATCGTCGCCGCCCCGAGTGCATGGCTGCTCGGCCGCTGGGTCGACCGCTACAGCGCCAGGACCATCATCTTCAGCCTGCTCGGCACGGGTGTCCTGTCGCTCGTCGTCCTGTCGGCTGCCACCTCGTACCGCTGGCTCGTGGCCGGCGTTCTGCTCGCCGGCATCGCGATGTCGGCCACCAACCCGGTGACCAATCGGCTTGTCTCGGTGCAGGTCGGCGCTGGGCAGCGCGGCGCGGTGATGGGCGTCAAGCAGTCGGGTGTGCAGATCGCTCAGCTGTTCATCGGGCTGACGCTCCCGTCCGTCGCCGTCCTCACGGGCTGGCGGGGTGCGTTGGCCACGACCCTGACCATCGTGGCACTGGGAATGGTGCTGACACACCGCTACGTCCCGGCCGGACGACCGCCCCCGCCAGCCGATGGGGGAGACAGGACCGAGCAGCCCCTGCCGCACCAGGTCTGGCTGCTGCTCGCCTACGGCTTCGTCTCCGGCGCGGCCCTGCAGGCGACCATCGTGCATCTGCCACTGTTCGCCTTCCAGGAGGTGTCCTTCAGCGTCGCCGCCGCGGGTCTCATTGTCGCTCTCCTCGGGGGAGTCGGACTGCTCGCGAGGGTCGCGTGGGGCCGCGTGACGGAGCGCAGCTCCGACCCGCGCCAGGTGCTCGTGTGGATGGCGCTCGGCGGCGCGACAGCGACCTGCCTGCTGCTGGCCGCTGCACAGTGGCAGGCGGCTTGGCTGGTGTGGAGCGCGACCGTCCTCACCGGTGCGACGGCCGTCGCCGGCACCGTGGTGGTGATGACGGCTGCCGTCCGGGTGGTCCCGCCGGGCTCCATCGGGACCGCCTCGGGGCTGCTTGCCGTCGGTCAGTACGGCGGGTTCGCGCTGGGGCCTGTCTCGTTCGGCCTGTTGGTCGAAGCTGCCAGCTACGCCTCGGCCTGGGTCGTCGTCGCGGTGGTCTACGCCGCCGCCGCGGCCATGGTCGCGGTCGCCAGGTTCACGACGCGCGCGACACGCTGA
- a CDS encoding FAD-dependent monooxygenase, whose protein sequence is MRADYVAGCDGGASTVRKQLGIGLHGRGSIGTLRQVFFRSDDLVDKVSRVVMARHFFVADRPSADLSEMGGWRSLRAGLRWVTMRADGPVSVSRAS, encoded by the coding sequence GTGCGCGCCGACTACGTCGCCGGATGCGACGGCGGAGCCAGCACCGTGCGCAAGCAGCTCGGGATCGGTCTGCACGGGCGCGGGTCGATCGGCACGCTGCGCCAGGTCTTCTTCCGCAGTGATGACCTCGTCGACAAGGTCTCCCGGGTAGTCATGGCCAGGCACTTCTTCGTCGCCGACCGGCCGTCCGCCGACCTGAGCGAGATGGGTGGCTGGCGTTCTCTGCGTGCCGGCCTGAGGTGGGTGACCATGCGGGCGGACGGCCCGGTCAGCGTGTCGCGCGCGTCGTGA
- a CDS encoding class II aldolase/adducin family protein, with translation MTTVTIDSATAGTVGGGLPADPPAATALGAWVLGSQDQSDLVWGHLSLRDPDGRGVWMKSAGYGFEEMTPERIVLVDADGGVLAGEGRRHAEYPIHTEILAARPDVNCVVHTHSASAVALGATGAELLPVSHEGNFFVPPSIARFTVTGDLILTRELGRELAGTLGDRNAALMINHGLVVAAADLPTAVVATVLLDRACRTQLQAMSAGGVQHWSSEQESLAKRQHCYPPALIQQAWDYLVRGLAT, from the coding sequence ATGACCACCGTGACGATCGACTCGGCCACGGCAGGCACGGTCGGAGGGGGGCTTCCCGCCGACCCGCCGGCAGCCACCGCTCTGGGCGCGTGGGTCCTTGGCTCGCAGGACCAGTCCGACCTCGTCTGGGGGCACCTGTCGCTGCGTGACCCGGACGGTCGCGGCGTGTGGATGAAGTCGGCCGGATACGGCTTCGAGGAGATGACGCCGGAGCGCATCGTCTTGGTCGACGCCGACGGCGGCGTGCTCGCCGGCGAGGGCCGGCGGCACGCCGAGTACCCGATCCACACAGAGATCTTGGCGGCCCGCCCGGACGTCAACTGCGTCGTGCACACGCACTCGGCCAGCGCCGTCGCCCTCGGCGCCACCGGCGCGGAGCTGCTGCCCGTCTCGCACGAGGGCAACTTCTTCGTCCCCCCGTCGATCGCGCGCTTCACGGTCACCGGAGACCTGATCCTGACCCGGGAGCTCGGCCGGGAGCTCGCCGGCACGCTCGGCGACCGCAACGCCGCACTGATGATCAACCACGGCTTGGTGGTGGCGGCAGCGGACCTGCCGACCGCGGTGGTCGCCACCGTCCTGCTCGACCGGGCCTGCCGCACGCAGCTGCAGGCGATGTCCGCCGGCGGCGTGCAGCACTGGTCATCCGAGCAGGAGTCGCTGGCCAAGCGACAGCACTGCTACCCCCCGGCGTTGATCCAGCAGGCGTGGGACTACCTGGTCCGCGGGCTCGCGACCTGA
- a CDS encoding ABC transporter ATP-binding protein → MTMTMTPASGQTTSGGVTVRNVSKRFTSPKGELLTVLDDVSMDVRPGEFVAIVGPSGCGKTTLLRILQGLEEHDSGEVLVDSQPPGTVATGFVFQKASLFPWRTVQRNVAFGLDLNVLKGTPNRPPTKEQRRERVADLLRLTNLTAFADYYPSQISGGMQQRVNLARALAIQPPVLLMDEPFSALDAQTREKLQRDLQRVVAETHTTTVFITHDIREAIFQADRVLVMAANPGRFVKTYEIDEPHPRTAEFQQSDRLAELGREIWRLLHAPGSAQA, encoded by the coding sequence ATGACGATGACCATGACGCCGGCCAGCGGACAGACGACCTCGGGGGGAGTCACCGTCCGGAACGTCTCCAAGCGCTTCACCTCGCCGAAGGGCGAACTGCTCACGGTGCTCGACGACGTCTCCATGGACGTCCGACCGGGGGAGTTCGTTGCCATCGTCGGGCCGTCCGGGTGCGGCAAGACGACGCTGCTGCGCATCCTGCAGGGGCTCGAGGAGCACGACAGCGGCGAGGTCCTGGTCGACTCGCAGCCGCCGGGCACCGTCGCGACCGGCTTCGTCTTCCAGAAGGCCTCGTTGTTCCCGTGGCGGACCGTCCAGCGCAACGTCGCGTTCGGCCTCGACCTCAACGTGCTCAAGGGGACGCCGAACCGACCGCCGACCAAGGAACAGCGCAGGGAGCGGGTGGCGGATCTGCTTCGGCTCACGAACCTCACCGCTTTCGCCGACTACTACCCGTCGCAGATCTCCGGCGGCATGCAGCAGAGGGTCAACCTGGCCCGCGCGCTGGCCATCCAGCCGCCGGTGCTGCTCATGGACGAGCCGTTCAGCGCGCTCGACGCGCAGACGCGGGAGAAGCTCCAGCGCGACCTGCAGCGGGTGGTGGCCGAGACGCACACCACGACGGTCTTCATCACGCACGACATCCGCGAGGCCATCTTCCAGGCCGACCGGGTGCTCGTCATGGCCGCCAATCCGGGCCGCTTCGTCAAGACGTACGAGATCGACGAACCGCACCCACGCACCGCGGAGTTCCAGCAGAGCGACCGCCTGGCCGAGCTCGGCCGCGAGATCTGGCGGTTGCTTCACGCGCCCGGCAGCGCGCAGGCCTGA
- a CDS encoding ABC transporter permease, which produces MTGDAEQVGAPPPTERRSDTGVVPTPTMPDQGPTPAPMVRKSRFTGAKRRSLVRGFVSVAVVLAAWEAAVRIFEPSTVIIVAPSAIPPAFWALAETGELWTHFRVSMKQFLLGYGLASALAIPLGLWMGASRRAHDYGDPWLTALYATPNVALAPLFIIWLGFGDVSHIAIIALVAFFPVIINTIDGVHAVERDLREVGIAFRANKREVFALVDLPGAMPYIFTGLRLAMARALVGIVVADLFGAQAGLGYLILTSAQLFATADVFVGVLILAALGVGLTWVLRVLQKKLTPWQIEVKAQV; this is translated from the coding sequence ATGACGGGCGACGCCGAGCAGGTCGGCGCCCCGCCCCCGACGGAGCGCCGTTCCGACACCGGGGTCGTGCCGACGCCCACCATGCCTGACCAGGGTCCGACTCCCGCACCGATGGTCCGCAAGAGCAGGTTCACCGGCGCGAAACGGCGCTCACTCGTCCGCGGCTTCGTCTCGGTGGCGGTCGTTCTGGCCGCCTGGGAAGCCGCCGTGCGGATCTTCGAACCGAGCACGGTCATCATCGTTGCGCCGAGCGCCATCCCGCCGGCGTTCTGGGCGCTCGCGGAGACCGGGGAACTGTGGACCCACTTCAGGGTCAGTATGAAGCAGTTCCTGCTCGGCTATGGACTCGCCTCGGCGCTGGCCATCCCGCTCGGGCTGTGGATGGGGGCCAGCCGGCGGGCGCACGACTACGGCGACCCGTGGCTGACCGCCCTCTACGCCACGCCCAACGTCGCGCTGGCGCCGCTGTTCATCATCTGGCTCGGCTTCGGCGACGTGTCGCACATCGCGATCATCGCCCTGGTGGCTTTCTTCCCCGTGATCATCAACACCATCGACGGTGTGCACGCGGTGGAGCGCGACCTGCGGGAGGTCGGCATCGCGTTCCGCGCCAACAAGCGCGAGGTCTTCGCGCTGGTCGATCTGCCCGGTGCGATGCCGTACATCTTCACCGGGCTCCGGCTTGCCATGGCCCGAGCGCTGGTCGGCATCGTGGTGGCCGACCTGTTCGGCGCGCAGGCCGGGCTGGGCTACCTGATCCTGACGTCCGCCCAGCTGTTCGCGACAGCCGACGTCTTCGTGGGGGTCCTGATCCTGGCGGCCCTGGGAGTCGGTCTCACCTGGGTGCTGCGCGTCCTGCAGAAGAAGCTCACGCCGTGGCAGATCGAGGTGAAGGCACAGGTATGA
- a CDS encoding FAD-binding monooxygenase, with protein sequence MTRLQFYLDGYRAGDPLIEPPHPHVAEQLDGLPEKADVVIVGCGPAGLVLAAQLAAFADIRTVIVDRRDGPLQVGQADGVAVRTVEMFEAFGLASRLVDEAYWVNEVSFWRPDPGDRTRITRTGRVQDVEEGLSEFPHVIVNQARMLAYLRDFMERSSSRLRPHYGLHATDVYVENDDSSGYPVTVTFQHLKELQDAGETSEIRAKYVVGCDGSRSAIRSAIGRELLGDATNQTWGVMDVLAVTDFPDIRLKCAIHSANQGNLLIIPREGGYLVRLYIELDPLHDREMLENREVTPEKLAVVANRILHPYTLEVKDVGWWSMYEIGQRLCDGFDDTPADEAASRLPRVFIAGDACHTHSAKAGQGMNVSMADGWNLGWKLASVLRGTARPELLRTYSDERHAVAQELIDFDREFARMFSSPPKESEQVLGAGGDTEEFQRYFVRQGRFTAGVATRYPPSMITGEATHQNLAKGFPVGMRFHSAPVVRLCDAKPMQLGHAARADGAWRLYLFADRGALAHRDSGIRRLCEFLASEASPIAAFTPAGADPDSVIDVRAVFQQGHRDLTLETTPAVLLPRKGRFGLVDYEKVFCPCPTAGDIFEVRGIDRDRGCMVVVRPDQYVAHVLPLEGHNQLDAFLSGVLLDVRRP encoded by the coding sequence TTGACTAGGTTGCAGTTCTACCTGGACGGCTACAGGGCCGGTGACCCGCTGATCGAGCCACCGCACCCCCACGTCGCCGAGCAGCTGGACGGTCTGCCGGAGAAGGCTGACGTCGTGATAGTCGGTTGCGGTCCGGCCGGCCTGGTCCTGGCCGCGCAGCTGGCTGCCTTCGCCGACATCCGCACCGTCATCGTCGACCGGCGCGACGGACCGCTCCAGGTGGGCCAGGCCGACGGGGTCGCCGTCCGTACCGTGGAGATGTTCGAGGCGTTCGGACTGGCCAGCCGACTGGTCGACGAGGCCTATTGGGTCAACGAGGTCAGCTTCTGGCGGCCCGACCCGGGCGATCGTACGAGGATCACGCGCACCGGACGCGTCCAGGATGTCGAGGAGGGCCTGTCCGAGTTCCCGCACGTCATTGTGAACCAGGCTCGGATGCTGGCCTACCTGCGGGACTTCATGGAGCGCTCATCCAGCCGGCTCCGGCCGCACTACGGGCTCCACGCCACGGACGTATACGTCGAGAACGATGACTCGTCGGGCTATCCGGTCACGGTCACCTTCCAGCACCTGAAGGAGCTGCAGGATGCAGGGGAGACCTCTGAGATCCGCGCGAAGTACGTCGTCGGCTGCGACGGTTCCCGCAGTGCGATCCGGTCCGCGATCGGCCGAGAACTCCTCGGCGACGCGACGAACCAGACGTGGGGCGTCATGGACGTCTTGGCGGTCACCGATTTTCCCGACATCCGGCTCAAGTGCGCCATTCACTCCGCGAACCAGGGCAACCTGCTGATCATCCCGCGCGAAGGTGGCTACCTGGTGCGGCTCTACATCGAGCTCGACCCCTTGCACGACCGCGAGATGCTGGAGAACCGCGAGGTGACCCCGGAGAAACTCGCCGTGGTTGCCAACCGAATCCTGCATCCGTACACGCTGGAGGTGAAGGACGTCGGATGGTGGTCGATGTACGAGATCGGGCAGCGCCTGTGCGACGGGTTCGACGACACGCCCGCGGACGAGGCAGCCAGCCGCCTTCCCCGGGTGTTCATCGCCGGCGACGCATGCCACACCCACAGCGCCAAGGCTGGTCAGGGCATGAACGTGTCCATGGCCGACGGCTGGAACCTCGGCTGGAAGTTGGCCAGCGTGCTGCGCGGGACCGCCCGGCCGGAGCTGCTGCGGACCTACTCGGACGAACGCCATGCGGTGGCGCAGGAGCTCATAGACTTCGACCGTGAGTTCGCCCGGATGTTCAGTTCTCCACCCAAGGAATCCGAACAGGTTCTCGGAGCCGGGGGCGACACGGAGGAGTTTCAGCGGTACTTCGTCCGGCAGGGCCGCTTCACCGCCGGAGTCGCCACCCGCTATCCGCCGTCGATGATCACGGGGGAGGCGACCCACCAGAACCTCGCCAAGGGCTTCCCCGTCGGGATGCGCTTTCACTCCGCGCCAGTCGTTCGGCTGTGCGACGCGAAACCGATGCAACTTGGTCACGCTGCCCGCGCCGACGGCGCCTGGCGGCTTTACCTCTTCGCCGACCGTGGAGCCCTCGCGCATCGCGACTCAGGAATCCGCCGGCTGTGCGAGTTCCTGGCATCGGAGGCCTCACCGATCGCAGCGTTCACCCCGGCGGGGGCAGACCCGGACTCCGTGATCGACGTCCGCGCCGTCTTCCAGCAGGGACATCGCGATCTGACCCTGGAGACGACGCCGGCTGTCCTACTGCCGCGAAAGGGGCGGTTCGGTCTCGTCGACTACGAGAAGGTCTTCTGCCCCTGTCCGACCGCCGGGGACATCTTCGAGGTACGTGGCATCGACCGGGACCGAGGATGCATGGTCGTAGTTCGTCCCGACCAGTACGTGGCGCACGTGCTGCCCTTGGAGGGACACAACCAGCTCGACGCCTTCCTGTCCGGAGTACTGCTCGACGTGCGGAGGCCATAG